The Chionomys nivalis chromosome 20, mChiNiv1.1, whole genome shotgun sequence genome includes a region encoding these proteins:
- the LOC130863165 gene encoding arylamine N-acetyltransferase 1, translating to MDIAAYFERIGYKNSANKLDLDTLTEVLQHQMRTVPFENLNMHCGEAMNLDLETTFAHIVRKKRGGWCLQVNHLLYWALTEMGFETTMLGGYVYIVPVNKYSREMIHLLVQVTIGDRNYIVDAAFGGSCQMWEPLELVSGKDQPQVPSIFRLTEENGTWYLDQIRREQCVPNQEFVNSDLLEKSEYRKIYSFTLKPRTIEDFEYVNTYLQTSSTSAFVHTSFCSLQTPEGVCCLIGSTFASRKFSYKDNVDLVEFKNVSEEELEDVLKAAFGVSLERKLVPKNGNLSFTI from the coding sequence ATGGACATTGCAGCATATTTTGAAAGGATTGGTTATAAGAACTCAGCGAATAAACTGGACTTGGACACACTAACTGAAGTTCTTCAGCACCAGATGCGAACAGTTCCTTTTGAGAATCTTAACATGCATTGTggagaagccatgaatttggACTTAGAGACCACATTTGCCCACATAGTGAGGAAGAAGCGGGGCGGGTGGTGTCTCCAGGTTAACCATCTCCTGTACTGGGCTCTGACCGAAATGGGCTTTGAAACCACAATGTTGGGAGGGTACGTTTACATAGTTCCAGTCAATAAATACAGCAGAGAAATGATTCACCTCCTAGTCCAGGTGACCATCGGTGACAGAAACTACATTGTTGATGCGGCCTTTGGAGGCTCCTGCCAGATGTGGGAGCCTCTGGAATTAGTATCAGGGAAGGATCAGCCTCAGGTGCCTTCCATCTTCCGTTTGACAGAAGAGAATGGAACCTGGTACTTGGACCAAATCAGAAGAGAGCAGTGTGTTCCCAACCAAGAATTTGTTAACTCCGACCTCCTTGAGAAGAGCGAATATCGGAAAATCTACTCTTTCACCCTGAAACCGCGCACTATAGAGGACTTTGAATATGTAAATACCTACCTCCAGACGTCATCAACATCCGCATTTGTACAcacttcattttgttctttgcaGACCCCAGAAGGTGTTTGTTGTTTAATAGGCTCTACCTTTGCAAGTAGAAAATTCAGCTATAAGGACAATGTAGATCTGGTGGAGTTTAAGAATGTAAGTGAGGAAGAACTAGAAGACGTACTGAAAGCTGCATTTGGTGTTTCTTTGGAGAGAAAGCTTGTACCCAAAAATGGTAACCTGTCTTTTACTATTTAG
- the LOC130862834 gene encoding arylamine N-acetyltransferase 2 has translation MDIEAYFERIGYQNSRNKLDLQTLTEILQHQIRAVPFENLNIHCGEPMELSLEAIFDQIVRKKRGGWCLQVNHLLYWALTKMGFETTMLGGYVFNAPANKYSTGMIHLLVQVTISDRIYIVDAGFGRSYQMWEPLELASGKDQPQVPAIFRLTEENGTWYLDQIRREQYIPNQEFLNSDLLEKNEYRKIYSFTLEPRTIEDFESMNIYLQTSPASVFTSKSFCSLQTPEGVHCLVGSTLTYRRFSYKDNIDLVEFKSLKEEEIDDVLKTIFGISLEKKLVPKHGDRFFTI, from the coding sequence ATGGACATTGAAGCGTACTTTGAACGAATTGGTTATCAGAACTCCAGGAACAAACTGGACTTGCAGACATTAACTGAAATCCTTCAGCACCAGATACGAGCTGTTCCCTTTGAGAACTTGAACATCCATTGCGGGGAACCCATGGAGCTGAGCTTAGAAGCCATCTTTGATCAAAttgtgaggaagaagaggggtgGGTGGTGTCTCCAGGTCAATCATCTCCTGTACTGGGCTCTGACTAAAATGGGCTTTGAAACCACGATGTTGGGAGGCTACGTCTTTAACGCTCCAGCTAATAAATACAGCACTGGTATGATTCACCTTCTGGTCCAGGTGACCATCAGTGATAGGATCTACATTGTTGATGCTGGATTTGGACGTTCTTACCAGATGTGGGAACCTCTAGAATTAGCATCCGGGAAGGATCAGCCTCAGGTGCCTGCCATCTTCCGTTTGACAGAAGAGAATGGAACCTGGTACTTGGACCAAATCAGAAGAGAGCAGTATATTCCAAACCAAGAATTTCTTAACTCCGACCTCCTTGAGAAGAACGAATATCGGAAAATCTACTCTTTCACCCTGGAGCCGCGCACTATTGAGGACTTCGAGTCCATGAATATCTACCTTCAGACGTCGCCAGCATCTGTGTTTACAAGCAAGTCCTTTTGTTCCTTGCAGACCCCAGAGGGGGTTCACTGTTTGGTGGGCTCCACCCTCACCTATAGGAGATTCAGTTATAAGGACAATATAGATCTTGTAGAATTTAAGAGTCTGAAGGAGGAAGAGATAGACGATGTACTGAAAACTATATTTGGcatttctttagagaaaaaaCTTGTGCCCAAGCATGGTGATAGATTTTTTACCATTTAG